Proteins encoded within one genomic window of Desulfonatronospira thiodismutans ASO3-1:
- a CDS encoding ATP-binding protein gives MTNKHQSEVHRLEENLQLLKLTCIKEQYRPAADKAARQNWDHLGYLARLVQAEADARHDRSIQRRIRMARFPGIKTMENFDWTWPTKINRPAIQNLFRLGFMKDKANIIILGGVGLA, from the coding sequence ATGACCAACAAACACCAAAGCGAGGTGCACAGGCTGGAAGAAAATCTCCAGCTGCTCAAGCTGACCTGTATAAAAGAGCAGTACAGGCCGGCGGCTGACAAGGCTGCCAGGCAGAACTGGGATCATCTGGGCTATCTGGCCAGGCTGGTCCAGGCAGAAGCAGATGCCAGGCATGATCGCTCCATCCAACGCCGTATCAGGATGGCCCGTTTCCCAGGCATAAAAACCATGGAGAACTTCGACTGGACATGGCCGACCAAGATCAACCGCCCGGCCATCCAAAACCTCTTTCGCCTTGGATTTATGAAGGACAAGGCCAACATAATAATCCTCGGAGGAGTAGGCCTGGCGTGA
- a CDS encoding ATP-binding protein, whose protein sequence is MLQGVTINFGTNRNKLTLGKSHIATALGYSACLEKYSVLFATTIDVINTLSAAQAAHKLKTELKKYVSPELLILDELGYLPIDKQGADLLFQVISQRYEQKSTILTTNRAFKKWPEVFNNDSTLTSAMLDRLLHHAETVLIEGKSYRMKDQVQEQ, encoded by the coding sequence ATATTACAAGGTGTTACGATTAATTTTGGGACTAACCGTAATAAACTCACGCTGGGCAAGTCACACATAGCCACAGCCCTGGGTTACAGTGCATGCCTGGAAAAGTATTCTGTACTGTTTGCCACCACCATAGATGTCATAAACACCCTCTCGGCCGCACAGGCTGCACACAAGCTCAAAACAGAGCTCAAGAAATATGTAAGTCCTGAACTGCTCATTCTGGATGAGCTTGGCTACCTGCCCATAGACAAGCAAGGTGCAGACCTGCTCTTCCAGGTTATAAGCCAGCGCTACGAACAAAAATCAACCATCCTGACCACCAACAGAGCCTTCAAGAAATGGCCCGAGGTGTTCAACAACGACAGCACCCTGACCTCAGCCATGTTGGACAGACTTCTGCACCATGCCGAAACCGTCCTCATTGAAGGCAAAAGCTATCGGATGAAAGACCAGGTTCAGGAACAATAG
- a CDS encoding DUF2442 domain-containing protein, whose protein sequence is MNKKHFRINSVEPLPDYKLRISFADETTFELSLAEWIKTSRALSPLKDPELFAKARVGFAGASVEWVQDELDLAADNLRNLAVEQAGGIGHERIRNWLHETGLTLNQAADALGISRRMLIYYRDGEKPVPRHIWLACLGWEATRPKDPKLLPERIPSVQEYAAIHQS, encoded by the coding sequence ATGAATAAGAAACACTTTCGTATCAATTCGGTTGAGCCGTTACCTGACTATAAGCTGCGGATATCCTTTGCCGATGAAACAACCTTTGAGCTCAGTCTGGCTGAGTGGATTAAAACCTCCCGGGCACTCAGCCCCCTCAAGGATCCTGAACTTTTTGCAAAAGCCCGGGTCGGCTTTGCTGGTGCATCTGTGGAATGGGTCCAGGACGAGTTGGATCTCGCGGCTGACAACCTGCGCAATCTGGCTGTTGAACAGGCAGGCGGCATAGGGCATGAACGTATCCGGAACTGGCTGCATGAAACCGGATTGACTCTGAATCAGGCTGCAGACGCTTTAGGCATATCGCGGCGGATGCTGATCTATTACCGCGATGGCGAAAAACCTGTCCCAAGGCATATATGGCTGGCCTGTCTCGGTTGGGAGGCAACCCGGCCAAAAGATCCGAAGCTGCTGCCTGAGCGTATTCCCTCTGTTCAAGAGTACGCGGCAATACACCAATCGTAA
- the istA gene encoding IS21 family transposase, which yields MIDYELYARIKHYHEQKGLTPAQIAKELQLDPRTVGKWLEAKQFHQRKSVTRPSKLDPFKDTIVRMLEEHPYTAVQVLRSIKEQGYTGGSSILKEYISKVRPKRSRAFLSLAFAPGECAQVDWGNHGSIQVGDSRRNLSFFVMVLCYSRMMYLEFTVSQSMEHFLSCHQNAFDAFGAVPKKIMVDNLKCAVLKHPYGQKPVLNPKYLDFAKHWGFEISACGVRKPHEKGRVENAIGYVKKNLLAGLELPDYRAINHYARHWCRATANVRIHAQTGKKPVDMLEEEREHLLPLPVNTYDIGVVTQVRASSQFRITLESNRYSVPARYAGKRLTLKTYPDRLCIYDGNNLVARHIRSFDKKRDIEDPDHVQELIAQRRAARDQQLFSRFLALSPRAKDYYFELEKKHLNIKHHVQKIVALSEIYGSEAVSRAMDDAFTYSAFSCEYVANILEQRARTMPAPGALHLTRREDLLDIEVKDPDLSIYDKPKEKNP from the coding sequence ATGATTGATTATGAGCTTTATGCCAGAATAAAGCACTACCATGAACAAAAAGGACTTACCCCGGCCCAGATAGCAAAAGAACTGCAGCTGGATCCGCGTACAGTGGGCAAATGGCTCGAAGCAAAGCAGTTTCATCAAAGAAAGTCAGTAACAAGACCAAGCAAGCTTGATCCCTTCAAGGATACCATCGTCAGGATGCTGGAGGAGCACCCCTACACAGCCGTCCAGGTTTTGCGCAGCATCAAGGAGCAGGGCTATACAGGAGGCTCCTCCATTCTCAAGGAATACATAAGCAAAGTCAGGCCCAAAAGGTCCAGGGCCTTTTTAAGTCTGGCCTTTGCCCCAGGAGAGTGCGCCCAGGTTGACTGGGGAAATCACGGCTCCATCCAGGTGGGAGACAGCAGGCGCAATCTCAGCTTCTTTGTCATGGTCCTTTGCTACAGCAGGATGATGTATCTTGAGTTCACTGTCTCCCAAAGCATGGAGCACTTCCTGTCCTGTCATCAAAACGCCTTTGACGCATTCGGGGCTGTTCCCAAAAAAATCATGGTGGACAACCTGAAATGTGCAGTGCTCAAGCACCCCTATGGCCAAAAACCGGTTCTAAATCCCAAATATCTTGACTTTGCAAAGCACTGGGGTTTTGAGATCAGTGCCTGCGGAGTCAGAAAGCCCCATGAAAAAGGCCGGGTGGAGAATGCCATAGGTTATGTCAAAAAGAACTTGCTGGCCGGACTTGAACTGCCGGATTACCGGGCCATCAACCATTATGCCCGCCACTGGTGCAGGGCAACAGCCAATGTACGTATCCATGCCCAGACCGGCAAGAAGCCGGTGGACATGCTTGAAGAAGAAAGAGAGCACCTTTTGCCCCTGCCTGTTAACACCTATGATATCGGAGTCGTAACCCAGGTCCGGGCCTCGTCGCAGTTCCGGATCACCCTGGAGTCCAACCGCTATTCCGTGCCAGCCAGGTACGCAGGCAAACGCCTGACCTTGAAGACTTATCCTGATCGCTTATGCATCTATGACGGCAACAATCTTGTGGCCAGGCATATCCGCAGCTTTGACAAAAAAAGGGACATTGAAGACCCCGATCATGTCCAGGAGCTTATTGCCCAGCGCCGGGCAGCCAGGGATCAGCAATTGTTTTCCCGGTTCCTGGCTTTGTCCCCAAGAGCAAAGGATTATTACTTTGAGTTGGAGAAAAAGCACTTGAACATCAAACACCATGTCCAGAAGATTGTAGCCTTAAGCGAAATCTATGGCTCTGAAGCCGTGTCCAGGGCCATGGACGACGCATTCACCTACAGTGCCTTCTCCTGTGAGTATGTAGCCAACATCCTGGAGCAAAGAGCCAGGACCATGCCCGCACCAGGAGCCCTGCATCTGACCAGGCGAGAGGATCTGCTGGATATTGAAGTCAAAGACCCTGATCTAAGTATTTACGACAAACCCAAGGAGAAAAACCCATGA
- a CDS encoding phospholipase D family protein, protein MLRPGSDRLSYSHLLAPPPDYYTDFALGTTYSLDLEAMLGIPMALFMSEELGSSATQNPVAVLEGLRRSTDNLAIFCEPGQIKIPHKNNTVYSLVESSVFQVHLPRGRSFHPKVWVIRYAGPQKDPIYRIIVLSRNLTFDRSWDMAVCLDGKKGDEPTEKNSPLQDFIGFLIQHINSRKKRRRIKNIQEEIGQVYFDPQIQQVADFQFCPLGIDGHDKKSSSLFQSYKDLVIISPFLSKTPVKEFDSLALSNSSRTLITRRAELPKLLPEHFESFQVYVMKELVAEGEEGLSEDELQAEVPQNQDIHAKFYARSKGSNHALYFGSANCTQRAFDANVEFLLKLDYRKWGFKLADILEDIFGKDDKDNPFEKIESIPQGDFSDDDPADDLQRAIKELCRGKMRAHVISGEHQTETAGRGSLV, encoded by the coding sequence ATGCTCAGGCCGGGTAGTGATAGACTGAGTTACAGCCACCTTCTGGCTCCACCTCCGGATTATTATACAGACTTTGCTCTGGGTACCACTTACAGTCTGGATCTGGAAGCCATGCTCGGGATTCCCATGGCCCTGTTCATGTCCGAGGAACTTGGCAGCAGTGCAACCCAGAATCCTGTTGCAGTGCTGGAGGGCTTGCGCCGTAGTACCGACAACCTCGCCATTTTCTGTGAACCTGGACAAATAAAAATTCCTCACAAGAACAACACGGTTTATTCTCTGGTGGAGAGCTCTGTTTTTCAGGTTCATCTGCCCAGGGGCAGATCTTTTCATCCCAAGGTGTGGGTGATCAGGTATGCTGGTCCTCAGAAAGATCCCATTTACCGTATAATTGTGCTCAGCCGCAATCTTACCTTCGATAGAAGCTGGGACATGGCTGTCTGCCTGGATGGCAAAAAAGGTGATGAGCCAACAGAGAAAAACAGTCCCTTACAGGATTTTATAGGCTTTTTAATCCAGCACATAAATTCCAGAAAAAAACGACGAAGGATCAAAAACATTCAGGAAGAAATCGGACAGGTTTATTTTGACCCGCAAATTCAGCAAGTGGCTGATTTTCAATTTTGTCCACTGGGTATTGACGGACATGATAAAAAGTCCAGCTCTCTTTTTCAGTCCTACAAAGACCTGGTGATCATCTCGCCCTTTCTCAGTAAAACTCCTGTTAAAGAGTTTGACAGTCTGGCCCTGAGCAATTCTTCCAGGACCTTGATTACCCGGAGAGCAGAGCTGCCCAAGCTTTTACCGGAGCACTTCGAATCATTTCAGGTATACGTCATGAAAGAGCTGGTGGCCGAAGGGGAGGAGGGGCTTAGCGAAGATGAGCTCCAGGCTGAGGTCCCCCAGAATCAGGATATCCACGCCAAATTTTACGCCCGCTCCAAAGGGAGTAATCATGCCCTGTACTTTGGCTCAGCAAATTGCACGCAAAGGGCCTTTGATGCCAATGTAGAATTTCTGTTAAAGCTTGACTACCGCAAATGGGGTTTCAAACTGGCTGACATTCTTGAGGATATCTTTGGCAAGGATGACAAGGATAATCCTTTTGAAAAAATTGAATCCATTCCCCAAGGTGATTTCTCAGATGATGACCCTGCTGATGATCTGCAGAGGGCAATCAAAGAGCTTTGCCGTGGAAAAATGCGGGCTCACGTAATTTCCGGGGAGCACCAGACAGAAACAGCAGGCAGAGGAAGTCTTGTATAA
- a CDS encoding DUF6361 family protein — translation MFNTSVNPLQIGWIDYSPEHRRKVMTVLQSLAAPGAVDEIGIGQIRDGFSHKLFPGTSTIQTRAKYFFLVPYILMELEKQKNITPNALIQKLNDMELELIEPLLKSGEKGVIGETAGKNLKRKPSSVYWSGLKTFGILRYPHLSLEDYARAVCAVRKENLDIRSMGVSEDVSSQGDDSDAAGTSLTGGFWRCPPPPENWREHISIHLTYEEALHLKQCIIRSSFSKDSLLAFLLQVEPEVFTALEDFGAIGEALELPESIRQDFEMARDFSRFIFGASLRYNLILSEGRNEKARQLWTEWLSSYFVTQRFEHYEPVAPMDYLQISNPALRRFLTQWKKYVLAGNEEDMDSLIVQREIDLKGRQRAKLRNSALYSYKVGDGLRGGKLDFRYSYARDILTDIFKALEGSHAQAG, via the coding sequence ATGTTCAACACTTCAGTGAACCCGCTTCAGATAGGCTGGATCGATTATTCCCCGGAACATCGCCGTAAAGTCATGACAGTCCTTCAGTCCCTTGCTGCACCAGGGGCTGTTGACGAAATTGGAATCGGGCAGATAAGGGACGGATTTTCACACAAGCTGTTCCCTGGTACTTCTACCATTCAGACCAGAGCCAAGTATTTCTTTTTAGTTCCTTATATTCTGATGGAACTGGAGAAACAGAAAAACATCACCCCAAACGCTCTAATACAAAAGCTCAATGATATGGAGCTCGAACTTATTGAACCGCTTTTGAAAAGTGGCGAGAAGGGCGTGATTGGAGAAACAGCCGGAAAAAACCTGAAACGCAAGCCATCCAGCGTTTACTGGAGCGGATTGAAGACATTCGGGATTCTTCGGTATCCGCATCTGTCCCTTGAAGATTACGCCAGGGCTGTGTGTGCAGTAAGAAAAGAAAATCTGGATATTAGATCCATGGGTGTTTCAGAAGATGTCTCCAGCCAGGGAGATGATTCAGATGCAGCCGGCACTTCTCTGACCGGCGGGTTCTGGAGGTGTCCGCCTCCACCTGAAAACTGGCGGGAGCATATCAGCATCCATTTAACATATGAAGAAGCCTTGCATCTCAAGCAGTGCATAATAAGGTCCAGTTTTTCCAAAGACTCACTCCTGGCGTTTCTTTTGCAGGTTGAACCTGAAGTTTTCACGGCTCTGGAGGACTTTGGTGCCATAGGTGAAGCGCTGGAACTTCCTGAAAGCATAAGGCAGGATTTTGAAATGGCCAGGGATTTTTCAAGGTTCATTTTCGGGGCCAGCCTGCGCTATAATTTGATTCTGTCTGAGGGCAGAAATGAAAAAGCCCGGCAATTATGGACAGAATGGCTCAGTTCCTATTTTGTCACCCAGAGGTTTGAGCATTACGAGCCTGTTGCACCCATGGATTACCTGCAAATAAGTAATCCCGCCCTGCGCCGCTTTTTAACCCAGTGGAAGAAATACGTTCTGGCTGGCAATGAAGAGGACATGGATAGCCTTATTGTCCAACGAGAAATTGATCTCAAGGGAAGACAAAGAGCCAAGCTGCGCAATTCAGCCCTTTACAGCTACAAAGTAGGAGATGGTCTGCGTGGAGGAAAGCTGGACTTTCGCTATTCCTATGCCAGGGATATTTTGACTGATATTTTTAAAGCACTGGAGGGCAGTCATGCTCAGGCCGGGTAG
- a CDS encoding helicase-related protein — protein sequence MDSKDNNHLQVHEDDILAYADMDRVLEELELRGTMPVEYIKSAPLIMSFMQNYKVKHDIQEEMKAKPEKLPLLNSPRLWINKNKVAGYKPLNIHHARFEKLKETVLSGEAARLLWVPPSLPYYELGGPFRNQENFSKTLVFSAWEMVPRAVSTLISYEAERLTVGTLIKKTPGQQSERRSYFPDSKNKRFPPPRVTFSVKDKEPANMNALCLLHPSVTLASMYDPIQAMNRDMSIKDILREVQGKIEGHLDGFRHYVRREGQRQDERWYYMAPLLMGRSQPRIQEWFKNPVLQSVDEDYDGVVVQEEDSHALSLHLERLKSLYQDPEQVELGLMPEDLARVLTNMAIASPAICALRMLGPDTPGAVGLSWQLAKTIVERFNTQEAIAMVDLSYGKAGEGVHWKNILRYCLDGNLQAVLDEYAHMLLDGHDKQHCSPEEVEKRNQTLIRDMIRTLKTHTASYNVDTYPAFRHRVKNYDRIDLKKKQIRMRSSYAVGFYDMKDEGKSGQRKENIRLSLNSPFRPFVLTTTSIGQEGLDFHCYCRKIFHWNLPGNPIDLEQREGRINRYKCHAIRQNIAFKYGKNRFYRDVWQEMFDHALLQEKSSKTSDLVPFWRLTGQDTYNPACNIERIVPLYPLSRDSARYERLIKILSLYRLSLGQTRQEELIEYLFENGVSQEEVEQLFMNLSPYFKEVFV from the coding sequence GTGGATTCAAAAGACAATAACCACTTGCAGGTTCATGAAGACGACATCCTGGCTTATGCAGACATGGATAGAGTGCTTGAAGAACTGGAACTCAGGGGAACAATGCCGGTGGAGTACATCAAGTCAGCCCCCCTGATTATGTCCTTCATGCAGAACTATAAGGTCAAGCATGATATACAGGAAGAAATGAAGGCCAAGCCTGAAAAGCTTCCCCTTTTAAACAGTCCACGTCTCTGGATCAACAAAAACAAAGTGGCCGGGTACAAGCCTTTGAACATACATCATGCCCGGTTTGAAAAGCTCAAAGAAACAGTACTTTCCGGAGAAGCAGCCAGGCTTTTGTGGGTCCCCCCATCCCTGCCATATTATGAGCTGGGAGGTCCATTCCGCAACCAGGAAAACTTTTCCAAGACACTGGTTTTTTCTGCCTGGGAGATGGTTCCCAGGGCTGTCTCAACCCTGATTTCCTATGAAGCCGAACGCTTGACAGTGGGAACACTCATTAAAAAAACACCTGGTCAGCAATCAGAGAGGCGCAGCTACTTTCCTGATTCCAAAAACAAAAGGTTTCCTCCTCCAAGAGTAACTTTTTCAGTGAAGGACAAAGAGCCGGCCAACATGAATGCTCTTTGCCTGTTGCATCCATCTGTTACCCTTGCATCGATGTATGATCCCATACAGGCCATGAACAGAGACATGTCCATTAAAGACATCCTCAGAGAAGTGCAGGGGAAGATAGAAGGACATCTGGACGGTTTCAGGCATTATGTCAGAAGAGAGGGCCAGCGCCAGGATGAACGCTGGTATTACATGGCCCCGCTTTTAATGGGCAGAAGCCAGCCAAGGATTCAGGAGTGGTTCAAAAACCCTGTCCTGCAAAGCGTTGATGAAGATTATGACGGTGTCGTGGTCCAGGAAGAGGACAGTCATGCCCTGTCTCTTCATCTTGAGCGACTGAAAAGTCTTTACCAGGATCCAGAGCAGGTAGAACTGGGTTTAATGCCGGAAGATCTTGCCCGGGTGCTGACCAATATGGCTATAGCCTCGCCGGCAATCTGCGCCCTGAGAATGCTTGGCCCTGATACTCCCGGAGCTGTCGGGCTTTCATGGCAGCTGGCCAAAACTATTGTTGAGCGGTTCAATACCCAGGAGGCCATTGCCATGGTCGATTTATCTTATGGCAAGGCAGGGGAGGGGGTACACTGGAAAAATATTCTGCGCTACTGCCTTGATGGCAATCTTCAGGCTGTGCTGGATGAATATGCGCATATGCTTCTTGATGGCCATGATAAGCAGCATTGTTCACCGGAAGAAGTGGAAAAGAGAAATCAGACCCTGATCCGGGACATGATCAGGACTCTCAAAACTCATACAGCAAGCTATAATGTTGATACTTATCCTGCATTCCGCCACAGGGTGAAAAACTATGACCGCATAGATTTAAAAAAGAAGCAGATTCGAATGCGCTCCAGCTATGCGGTGGGCTTTTATGACATGAAAGATGAAGGCAAAAGCGGGCAGCGTAAAGAAAATATTCGGTTGAGCTTAAACTCTCCTTTCAGGCCATTTGTACTGACCACTACCTCTATTGGTCAAGAAGGGCTGGATTTTCATTGTTACTGCCGCAAGATATTTCACTGGAACCTGCCAGGCAATCCTATAGACTTAGAGCAGAGGGAAGGGCGTATAAACCGTTATAAATGTCATGCAATACGGCAAAATATTGCTTTTAAATACGGTAAAAACCGGTTTTACAGGGATGTCTGGCAGGAAATGTTCGACCATGCCCTGCTTCAGGAAAAAAGCAGCAAAACCAGTGACCTGGTGCCGTTCTGGCGGCTTACCGGCCAGGATACCTACAATCCGGCATGCAATATAGAGCGTATCGTTCCGCTATATCCTTTGAGCAGGGACAGTGCCAGATATGAAAGGTTGATCAAAATTCTTTCTTTGTACCGCCTGAGTCTGGGACAGACCAGGCAGGAGGAACTTATTGAATATCTTTTTGAAAATGGAGTAAGCCAGGAAGAAGTTGAGCAACTGTTTATGAACCTGAGCCCGTATTTTAAAGAAGTTTTTGTTTAA
- a CDS encoding IS1634 family transposase, with protein sequence MATIQKKPSRGRDYWAIVESRRINGKPRPVVLEHLGTAENLLKRLQEGAGPHKVKSYSHGLVAYLLNLIESLDLVQIINRHVPNKQIRDGFTVGGSIVLASMGRICQPTSKRNWYKGWAKRTSLSYLLRMSLAKIDSQHFWDQMDALPSETIPAIEEEIVDTLYEHGLLSMDTLLYDTSNFFTYIASTNERCTLAKRGKNKQRRIDLRQFGLLLLVSRQDQLPIYHRTYQGNLNDKTVFKEHFARFSDRLKRLSGSLEDITVVLDQGNNSKKMLKEVDQTIYFVGALSVHQHRHLVERANLNLQEILIGNKSVPCYKERTTIWGSDLTAVVYISEKLRDGQIRGLEQGLSKLCSELDQLKEAIKMPTQKGKKRTEAGIQKKIDSLISSCVPKGIVEWELTFLQEDAFELQYWIDYDHLEELKKWRFGRRILITNRHHWSTEEIIKAYWGQANIEYVFKNMKNPFHMAWRPQYHWTDQKIEVHGFICLVAFLLVMVAFKHARENAGFSRSPHTLLEKLSEIRLATLIDAPTQKSKGRYRATYQLEEMDPDVKELADAMGIAELPMKSKIPFSVYKS encoded by the coding sequence ATGGCAACTATTCAAAAGAAACCTTCAAGAGGCAGGGACTACTGGGCCATAGTCGAATCCAGACGGATCAACGGAAAACCACGCCCTGTTGTCCTGGAGCATCTCGGCACTGCTGAAAACCTCCTGAAGCGGCTTCAAGAAGGGGCAGGGCCGCACAAGGTCAAAAGTTACTCGCATGGACTGGTAGCCTACTTACTCAATTTGATAGAATCCCTTGACCTGGTTCAAATTATCAACCGCCATGTGCCAAATAAACAAATCAGAGATGGGTTTACTGTTGGAGGTTCTATTGTCCTTGCGTCCATGGGTAGAATCTGTCAGCCAACCAGTAAAAGAAACTGGTATAAGGGATGGGCCAAGCGTACCAGCCTCTCGTATCTTTTACGAATGTCTTTGGCCAAGATCGACAGCCAGCACTTCTGGGATCAGATGGATGCCCTTCCATCAGAAACCATTCCTGCAATTGAAGAAGAGATCGTTGACACCCTCTATGAACATGGCCTGCTTTCCATGGATACCCTGCTCTATGATACAAGTAATTTCTTCACTTACATCGCTTCGACCAATGAACGGTGCACACTGGCTAAGCGAGGAAAAAACAAGCAGCGACGAATTGACCTTAGGCAGTTTGGCCTTTTGCTCCTGGTCTCACGCCAGGATCAGCTCCCGATATACCACAGGACATACCAGGGGAACTTAAACGACAAAACTGTTTTCAAAGAGCATTTCGCAAGGTTTTCTGACAGACTCAAAAGGCTCAGTGGCTCCCTTGAAGACATTACCGTTGTTCTGGATCAAGGGAACAATTCAAAAAAAATGCTTAAAGAGGTAGACCAGACCATTTATTTTGTCGGAGCGCTTTCTGTTCACCAACACAGGCATTTGGTTGAAAGAGCCAATCTGAACCTGCAAGAAATACTTATAGGGAATAAAAGTGTTCCCTGCTACAAGGAGCGCACAACAATCTGGGGAAGCGACCTGACAGCAGTGGTCTACATCTCTGAAAAGCTGCGAGATGGTCAAATTAGAGGCCTGGAGCAAGGCCTCTCCAAGCTTTGCAGCGAACTTGATCAATTAAAAGAAGCCATCAAGATGCCGACCCAAAAAGGAAAAAAGCGAACTGAAGCCGGAATCCAGAAAAAGATTGATTCACTTATTTCCTCCTGTGTGCCCAAAGGGATCGTGGAGTGGGAGCTCACTTTTTTGCAGGAAGATGCATTCGAACTACAGTATTGGATCGACTACGACCACTTGGAAGAACTTAAAAAGTGGCGGTTTGGACGCCGCATCCTTATCACCAACAGGCATCACTGGAGTACTGAGGAAATCATCAAAGCTTATTGGGGTCAGGCCAATATAGAGTACGTGTTTAAAAATATGAAGAACCCGTTTCACATGGCATGGCGACCTCAATATCACTGGACTGATCAAAAGATAGAGGTGCACGGTTTCATATGTTTGGTGGCCTTTCTCCTGGTTATGGTGGCTTTCAAGCATGCCCGGGAGAATGCCGGCTTTTCTCGGTCTCCGCATACTTTGCTGGAAAAACTATCCGAGATTCGTCTGGCCACTCTGATCGATGCCCCGACCCAAAAATCAAAAGGGCGCTACAGAGCCACATATCAGCTTGAGGAGATGGACCCAGATGTCAAGGAGCTTGCAGATGCAATGGGAATTGCCGAGTTGCCGATGAAATCAAAAATACCGTTCAGTGTATACAAATCTTAA
- a CDS encoding DUF4160 domain-containing protein — translation MPLIKRFANCQVRINLKDHAPPHFHVLMRDGKEALIELSGLEILQGNVPRRELSEVLQWAASNRNMLMNKFEELQK, via the coding sequence ATGCCTCTCATTAAACGCTTTGCTAACTGTCAGGTACGGATCAATCTAAAAGATCATGCTCCACCTCACTTCCATGTGCTCATGCGTGACGGCAAAGAGGCTTTAATTGAACTTTCCGGCCTGGAAATCCTTCAGGGAAATGTGCCTCGCCGGGAACTTTCAGAAGTGTTGCAATGGGCTGCAAGCAATCGCAATATGCTTATGAACAAATTTGAGGAGTTGCAAAAATGA
- a CDS encoding ADP-ribosylglycohydrolase family protein, whose amino-acid sequence MLAPPEWLRFRGCLAGLAAGDAVGTTVEFMTRGGFEPLRDMVGGGPFNLRPGQWTDDTSMALCLAESLIEKGGFDARDQMERYCRWMETGYLSSTGSCFDIGSTVAAALQRYRKTGEPYSGSTHPRSAGNGTIMRLAPVPMKYFPDMDLAESMAGESSRTTHGAQECIDACRLLARMTVRALSGRSKEEILMADRDSVSGGGKYLTRSSTCLSPRIHPVKQTSGLRLRRPVKWKKI is encoded by the coding sequence TTGCTGGCACCCCCTGAATGGTTACGATTCCGGGGATGCCTTGCTGGCCTGGCAGCCGGTGATGCCGTGGGCACCACCGTGGAGTTCATGACCAGGGGCGGTTTTGAACCACTCAGAGATATGGTCGGGGGAGGACCTTTTAATCTGCGTCCGGGTCAGTGGACTGATGATACCTCCATGGCCCTGTGCCTGGCAGAGAGCCTGATTGAAAAGGGCGGCTTTGATGCCCGGGACCAGATGGAAAGGTACTGCAGGTGGATGGAAACCGGATACCTGAGCAGCACCGGGTCCTGCTTTGATATCGGCAGTACAGTGGCTGCGGCTTTACAAAGATACCGCAAAACCGGTGAGCCTTACTCCGGTTCAACCCATCCCAGGTCGGCAGGCAACGGCACCATCATGCGCCTGGCACCAGTACCCATGAAGTACTTTCCTGACATGGACCTGGCTGAGAGCATGGCCGGGGAAAGCTCCAGGACAACCCACGGGGCACAGGAATGCATAGATGCGTGCAGGCTCTTGGCCAGGATGACGGTCAGGGCTTTATCAGGGCGGAGCAAAGAAGAAATACTTATGGCGGACAGGGACTCTGTTTCGGGAGGGGGTAAATATTTGACCAGGTCAAGCACCTGCTTGTCTCCAAGGATTCACCCAGTTAAACAGACCTCCGGTCTACGGCTTCGCCGTCCAGTTAAATGGAAGAAGATTTAA